The DNA region AATCCCTCAGGATCTAAactaaatataataataatgtCCTTAGTATATCAGATTTTGTAATAGAGAGTTAAAACAAAGGGACACATCGTTCCCCTGCAGATGAAGATTTTGTTAACGACCTTCCCAGTGCTTCACACAAACTGTCATTTTTGGGCTACATCAGTTCATTCAGTGTGTGCTTAAACACAAGCTCCTGTTAAATGTTCAGCACAAGAGTCATGTGTAAAGCTGGTAACTGAGTCTCATTTAAGTGGTTCCCCTTCCCCGGCTTGCTCTTTAGAAAGGCTTTGGCTGGGAGTGGGTCAGTCTTTGGAGAGCTCCAATCACCAGTGCACTCTGCACAGCCCAGGAAGGAGCACTGAAGAAATCAAGGAACAGAGGAAGGTACTTCTGAAATTTAAGCTATCACCTGTATTGGCGATCTCATACACTACATTTCCACCCATCACATATAGCTACAATGTATCTCCAGTTGTTACTGCAAAGACTTTAGCCATTTTCCTCACTGCCCAAACTACATTATTGTTAAATCAATCATGGAAAGAAACTTTAATACAAGTTTGTTTACCAATACACAATGCAGAAATCTAGTAAAATGCTGTGTGCACAACATCAGTTAGGCTTTGTGTGATTTCAGCACAGGCGTTCGTGTGTCTGGCACAGCTACAAATGTAAACTTCAAATGAATGCAACATTCCCTTTAAGGAAGAAAGAAGGTGATGAGCTGAACATGTTCATGGAGTATCTTGCATCACAGTATTTAATGTGTCATCACTTAGGAGTGACTGGGGCACAGGCAAAAACATTTTGTGAGAAGAGTAAACCAGAAGGCTTGTGAAGCCTGTTCCAGTTGCAAAGGAATCTAATGCGGTGGCCACACAAGAGAATAATGGCAGAGTGCTTAGTCTGGGTGATTTCCAAGGCAGTTCATGGTCACAGACTAGTGCAAACCCACAAAGACTGTTCTCACTGCCTGCTGggcctgccatgagcagggggcaggaggggctggagccagAACTCTGCAGCATCCGAGCCCAGCACTGGGCAGTGCACGTGGAGTGAGATGGAGGCTCCCTCCAACACAGTGCTGGGATgggacacagcacagcccctACCCAGAGCACAAGGTCAGTATTTTCAACAGCTTAGAGAGTGTTGTTTTTTCATAGGCTTACATCAATGCTGTTAAGACAGATTCTACCATTAGTAATAACTTTAATTAGAAAAGGCAAGAGCATTCAGCATATAAAACATCTTGTCATTAGCAACATGAAGGCTGGATTATTTGTACAGTACAGGAAGCACTTCCAGATCAACACAAAATACAAGTTGAAAGAGCTCTTTGCCATCTCAGCCCCTCCACCACAGAAGAGAAGCAGCATAGCTGTAGTAAATTGCTGGATTAACATTAACTGCATCTCAATTTATAAGCAatcaaacagaaaagcagcagctcataACAAAGGAATGCTTAGACTAAATCAGTTCCATGTGAAATATGGAACAGCAGCATCCTCTAGTGCAAGTcacctttaaaattaaaagcataGCTGACAATGAGACATTGCTTCTAGGGAAGCCCGTTCCAAGGGACTAATATTTGCTAAAGCAAACATTTACCACCTTGAGTTAGCTTGCaagtacaaaataaatattgataTCCATATTGCatacattaaaaatacttttattttacattCATTTTGATGTTCAATAAGTTACATCTAGCACCAAAGAAACATTTTGGAGGGGTTGAGGAATTAAGAAGCTACAAAGTGTAAATGCAGAATTCACTTTGACATTTAAATGACTCATTGGTGCCTAGATTTTTTCCTAAGTTATTGTTCAGATGGGCTTTACGCTATTGCTTCAGTTTAACTTAGATGTGCCAAATATGAAAATCACAGActtgagggaaaaaaccccagaagaaccaaaaccaaaacaattttcTTAAAACTCCCAGCTACATGCAGAATTGAGGCTTCAAAACAGCATGTTACGGCAGTTAAGTTACAGGAAGAACCAAATTGCATAACTAGAATGCTGAAAAGAAAGACTGAGCTTCCTTCACAGGAGCAGGACAGAGAAAATAACCAAGGGTTTTACCTTATGAACTTGTGTGCTGCTTGTACATGCATATAGGGTAGAAGTGGTTATTGAAGCTACTCAGCACATTGCAGTTAGCTCCACTGCTGCCAAGAAGAGACAGTTTTGTCTCGAGTATGCCACAATAAACCACTTACAGATAAGCCAAACAAAGTATTACATCCCAGAGGACATAGCCCTTACCTTTTTTGAAGGGACATAagctcaaaagaaaaaaggcactagagttttggttttttattttagaaatgctGGCTTTGTAATTGTGCCCCTTTTATTCTAAACTCACTGGTAACACTAGTTTGGTAATGCTGGATGTATTAAATGAAACCCAGTTCTGATCAGAATACCTCTGCCAAACTGCAGAATTAATACTCTTTTAAGATTTTGTGGTATCCTCACTGACTACAGCCCAAAGCATCAAAGCAAGTTGACATTTCCAGATCTTGCACTCATACTGAAAACAGCCAGGTTCCAAGTTTGGTACACCTGCACTCTAGAAGACCTGCCCAGCCTTCCTCCAGTCACAGCTTCCTGCTCCAGACATGACCAGCAGAGAGGCTTAGGCACAACTAACTGTGCCATCTTCCACGTGGCAaccattttttattcatttggttaAAGATCAGCAGGGAATTGAAGGATGAAATGGGCATAACAGTATTTTTCTAATCCTCCTTCAACATCTTTCCCTTTATCAACAGATCTTACCAGAACAGTACTGTGGGCTGGGCATTTGTGTTTCCCGCTGTGTTACATCCCAGCTggtgcccagctccagcagcactccaggctgcagctgtcAGAACTGGAGGAGATCCCTCCCCAGGTGCACTGACTGCTCTTCTAACTGTCAGTAAACTCAGATTCAATGTGCCTGGGCTGGTATGTTTCAAGGTATGTGCAATGAGAACCCTACAGTGGCTGGATTAAGCACTCCAAATTTAGGATCGAGATCTTTGTGCATTTTGACCAAATCTGCATcaattgttatttttgtttttaaagaccAATCTCAGCGATCACACCCCATTTGAGAATCTTGCTCCCTTTCCCTAACTTCCCAACGAAATTCAGGAGGCAGCCCCTCAGCCTCTATGAGCTCAGCAGTTAAGAtcctgaaggagaaggagcagccttCCACACCAAGGAAAAACAGTGATTCTGCTGCCTGAGGCTCTCAGCTTCTGCCAAACACCTCACTGCCTATTCTCCCAAATGCCACTTCTGGCCCAAATCAGGTACCTCCCCGTAGCTGACCTCTGGAGCAGAGCACCACAGCTGCTGGGGATTCTTGACACTCCAGTACCAAGAAGGAAATGTCAACTCTTCAGAGGGGTCTGTTTCAGGAAACTCAGGTCAAAACAATGCCCAGATCAGCTGGGAGCTCTTCAAGAACCCCCCTCCACAGCACAAGTCCCTGGAGGCATCTCACCTACcacatttccttccttccttccactccctgccatggctcTCCCCTGCTGTATTCTCAACAGGAACTCTCATCCTGGTGTCCCCACGCCTCGGCTGTAGTTACTAAGGAGAATGTTCCAAAAGCTTAGCAATGGTCACAAAAGCCCCTGCTCACCTGCTCCTGAGCACAGGACTTTTGTAAGCTTCACTTTGCTGCCAGCattatgccaaaaaaaaaaaaaaaaaaacaaaacaaagggtGAAGAAAGTTTCCAGCAAATGAAACTATCTCCTACCttcaaagaaaagcaagaattaCACTGATATTCATTTATCCAATAGTACGGACTAAAGCAACTACTCTGGGACTACCGGACTTGAGTAAGTTCACATGAAAAAATCTGTTCTAAGAATGTACCAAAAGCAGTGAAATCCAATGTAGAAGTTTCACAATTAAGTATTTTCCATGATCCAAAGCAAAAGTCTATTTAAACCACAATGGATCATGATGACTGTGAAGGTTTATGTATTTGctcttttgtgtttttaagCGACATGGTTTCTGAATCtttggggagggaaggaaaaaataatggagTCCTTGAGGCTGTAATGGGCCTCTGCTGTGTTTTTTCAGATCAGCTGAATTTCATGAAGCATCCCTGGATATCCAACCACTTTCTGTCAGAAAGtttaaaatccttttcttcAGTACCTTATCTAAGTAACTGGGAAGGCGACTCTTTGAAGGAATTCCTTGTcttttttggagatggtctTTAATGATGATAGTTTTTACAGTCACATAACGTGCAGGACTCAAGTTCAGAGAGCTGCAGAGCACCTTTTCCCTGTCTGATAAGAGTTCAAAGCCAGGCAGGTTTTCAATGGCAGCAAATTCACCTTCTTTAccctcttccttccctctcttGGAACTAGCTATGTTCTTGttctccttcctcttttccCGTTTGTGCCGGGCTGCCTCGTACTCTGCCGACTCCTCCATTTTGGTGATCCCATTTCGCCGATACCGCTGCAGCTCCCGAATCTTTGCTCGAAGTATCCTCTCCTTGTGCATGTTCTCAAAGAAGTCTTCAAACTCCTTACAAGACATGAACTGGTACAAAGGCCTCAGTTTCAGCCTCAACTCCTTCTCTTCTTTTGTGATTTTTCGTTTGGGAGCTTTCTCCTTGTCTTTTTTATCCTTCCCCAGGAAGGCCGGTACCAAATTATAGTCTCGCGCAATGTTCTTCCGCCGCTGCCTCTCCTTGAGTTTCCTCACGTACATGTCCACGTGAGCTCTTTTCAACTCGATTTCCACGTCGTCGTCGTCGTAGTTCACCGAGAGGCCGCTGATGAGCGTCTCTGCGTCCTGGTCGTACTCGATCTCGTAGTCGTCGCGGAGCGGCATGtagcccagctgctgctgctcagccaccGAGATGtccagcggcggcagcggcgtcGTCAGGCTGGGGGACAGCGGGCCGCCGCTGGGACACGTGTGGTCCGTCACCCTGTTGGGAATGGTGTCAGGGATGCAGGCTTTCCCCAGGTTGCCGTGGATATACATGCTCACGTAGTGCTCCATCACCTCCTGAGGTGTTCGGGATGCTCCCACGTGAGCAGCCATGTCCTcctaaacagagaaaaaggaggagtGATAAAACGATTCCCATTACATCTCCAGCATAACGAGCACTCAGGAGAGAGCACGAGTTTTTCCTTGCTCCTCAAAAGCCAACTCCCAGTACCTAAACTTCTCTAGCAATACCAGCCACATTTCTATCAGATCTGCGATTTCAGCTCTGGATGAGCCTTTACAGTGCATGGAGGCAGGTAAGCCACGAAAACAGCACCACATGGTGATTCCTGAGCACCCATGGCACTCCCACAAAGCCAGCTCACCATAACCAGGAAGCTTTCCAAGTCCCAACACCAACAGCGCTGTACAGCTTGGGGGTTTTGCTTGTTTATATCACATTACTGAGGAGCAACGTGGAAATAAACAGTCTTTACTGTAAGAGTaaccatttttcttcctttctagtTATTTAAGAACTAAGCAAGCTGCAGTGACTGTACACTTTAAGGTTTGAAAAAATCTTTATATTTaatgaagcaaaacaaaagcaacaacaaaTCAAATCAATCAAAAATGAATCAAATGGTCCAGCAGAGGGCAATGAGGATGACTGGGGGACTGGCGCGCCTCTCTTACAAGGACAGCCTGAGGGAGTTGGGCTTGTTCAGCCTCAAGAAGGGACAACTGAGAGGGGACATCACCAATGTCTATCAGTACCTCAGGGGAGCTGTCAAATGGACgaggctctgctctgtggtgccaagcaataggacaagaggtaaCAAGCAGGAACCGATGCACAAGAAGTGCCGCATGTACACGAGGGAGGACTTCTTCACTGTGCAGGAGACCgagcactgggacagactgcccagagaggctgtggagtctccctcactggaaaTAGTCAAGAACGGGCTGGATGCAGTTCTGTGCAATGTGCTCCGGGATGACCCACTGGACTCCTTCCCAACCTGACCCGTTCTGTGACTGTGAGATGGTGctttcttcctgctgctgtttaAACCCAAGTCTGGCTGTGCAGTGACACTGAGGGCGAGCAGCCAGCCCGCAGCTGGGACATAGTGCCGGCAGAGACCGAGCACAGCTAAGAGGCAGGTGCAAGATCTGTGACACGGACGTGCTGACGGGAGGCAAAGGCAGAACTTCAAGCAGCGACAGGTCCGAGCTGCGGGGTGCGCTCCTCGGACCAGCAGGGAGCCCGCGGGGAGCCCGCCcggagagagagaggggcagcCCGGGCTCCGCAGCGCAGGACGCGCCCCCCGCCAGGGGCTGCAGTCAGGGCCGCTGGTCCGAGGAGCAGGCTCGCCCCCGCCCCTTGTCCCTCGCCCCTCGCCCCTCGCCCCTTACCCAGTTGCCGAAGCCGAACTGCTCGATGGcgtccagcagcagctgctcctcgcGGCTGCTCCAGCCGCCCTCGGCCTCGGCGCCCCAGAGGGTGAAGCGGCCGCCGTCCACCAGCTGGTAGCCGTGCCATCGGCGGTGCGGGCCGATCTCGGCGCCCGCCGAGAAGCACTCGGGGCAGAGCTCGATGTCGGCGCACTCGGTGCAGCGGAAGCGCAGCGGGCTCACCTCGGCCAGGCAGTACACGCAGTACTTCTTCCCCAGTTCCGCCATCTTaccccgcccgcgcgcgcgcgcggccgcgccCCCGGCGCCCGCGCCGCCAATGGCAGCGCGctcggggggcggggccgcggcgagCACCGGCCAATGGGGCCGCGGCTGGCGGGCGCAGGGGCCGTCCGCGCGAGGGGCCGGCTCCGATTGGCCGGGGCGGACCCGTCTGCCCTTCCCGCGGCCAATGGGAGGGGCCGCCCCGAGCGGAGCTGCCGCGCAGGGGCCGCCCgccagggggcggggccgcgctcgagcagggggcggggcctcgCGGGTGCCCGGCAACGGGGGAAGCGGAGCCGCGCGCGGCCGCGGGAGGAGCCGCGGCGTTGTGGGGACGGTCCCGATGGAAGCGCCTCGGCCCGGCAGGTGAGGATTCAAGAAATAAAGCGATTCTTCTTCGAGTCCCCTCTCCTCGGCCCATGCAGAAAACAGGAGGCGTGAAAGCCAAACTGTTGAAGCGCCGTGACTGCTCGGAGAGAACTGCCCTGCACTCCATGGACTGTAAGCGCGTGAAGAAAGAGCTCGACCATCTGTGCTGAAATTCTCAAGCTCCAAAAGAACGTGTGTAACGCATCGTCCCCATGTTCTCAGCCACTTCATGGAAAAACTGGAGCCAGTGGAAGCTGAAAGCCAAGGCAGAAAGGCTGAACGGATGGGTGGGAAACGCGTCAGAGGAGAGCGATATCCTGCCGAAACAAAGCCAGCCAGAGAAAGAACCTGAAAGCGCAGCAGAAACGGGGGGTGCCTGGACCCCAGATACCACGTCAGGACTTCGAGGAAAAATACAGTAGAGCTGCTGAGTCAGCAGCTGGAGACACAGACATGTCACTATGCTGGGCTGACTGCTGCTTGTGGGGGAGTTCAGATAAAAGCCAGAAAACTGCTAAAGTCATCTGGGAAGAAAAACACTAGTACTGGAATTCTCAATGTCTAAATTACACCGACAACAGCTGATTAAGATAACTTTACATGACTTTATTTAACAAAACCATATATTTACAGTTGAAAAAAGTTCCAGTTTGATACACATatctaaacaaaacaaacatggTAATTACATAACCTCATTTAAATATGATGTACAGGAGATGTACCAACACTTCTCTATAGATCAttcttgttttaaaacattCAAAAATAAGCTGTTACAAGGtaccttttcttttccaaatgaaattatttactgaATGAAATAATATTACTGATTTGACTGCAGATCAAAGTTGCAAAACTGCTTTATTATAAAGTGCAGATTGTAAAGAATCCCAAAGCTGGTTGGAGTTTTCTGGTTTCTCTGATCTGCTGCACACACAGTGGTACTTTCCATGTATTGCAgcagtttcatttttctttaaacccatgaagaaaagaaagtttGCTTGATGGGGACATTTGCTCCATGAAAGAAAATCTCATGCATCTTGTTACAGATACTTTGAAGTACCTGAACATATAAATTGTcaaatttttaatgtaattcCCTGAATTTCTTAAAGAAGATTTCTGTATTAGCTAATTAAGAGATTTGGTATACTGCAAGAAACTTGAAAAGCTCAGTGGCAAGAAATTCTATGCCATTACTAGTCAGCTCTGTTTTTATCAAAATTCAAGCATTGCCTTCAAATCAAGTTATTGAGAAGTTGAAATAATTGCATGTTTAGGCAGGTGATTTTTTTCACATgtattttgtttgaaaataaaCTGTGCAAAGCTCCTTATTGCATTGCTGTTTCTTCATTAAAGAACATACCTTATATACACAAAGAAATCATTTAGAAAATATATACAGCTTCTAAGAACAGATCAAATCACAAAACAAAGTAATTACATTTGCAAGTAACAAACAGTGCACAAGTGTTGCAGCAGGCCTTTTCCCCACAACTATGCCCACTGTCACTGTTACATTCAACATCTTattgagaagagaaaaagaacaggCTGTCGATGGCTGCCAAGATACCTAGTAgctaaaaaatgcttttttaaccAGACAAATGAGCCACACTTGTAGActtgctttaaaagaaaatacaaatgtaGTTGCAATGAAGACTTAAATCACAAAGCCAGTTACAGTACCACCTAAACACGTACATTGAGAAAAAGTGATCTCTGTGTTCCATAAACCATTTAAAAGCATAGTGCAAATGTTTCAGATGGTAGGCCTCTCATATTCCTCATGGAAAGGCATATTTGTTGTAGTAATATAAAAAGTTATATTAAAAAACACTTACTGACCTTCCTGCTTTCTATTGCACTTCAAAGCAATTGAGCATACAAGTACCAGTCACTGGAGAACAAATTCTGTACAAATTCTGAGTGAATTAACGTGTTTCCTATCACATCTCAAAGTCTATTTTCAGTAAGTGATGACTGAGGTGATGTCTTGTGGTGGAATTAGGataaccaacaaaaaaccacatCCATTACACCAGCTACACAAAGTGGACAGGAGAAGAGGTCAATGAGGTATCGGACTTGCAGGCTGCATTTGCATTACACATCCTTCAAAGTAATTATGAGTCCTCACTTACCAGGGAATCTTGTTCTCACTCTTCTTAGTATTACAATCAATTATCCCTCACAGAAATAATGTCTGTACCAAAGGACAGTGTTTTGATTATGTCCCACAGCCCTTTACACTGTATGTTGAGTTGAGCAGTGTGCAACTAttcttcttgtttttatttaatgccAAACCAATCAGCATAAAGCAGCTGTAGAGCACTGGCAAACTGCTGACCATACAGCTGGAGGATTTAGTAATGCCTGTTCACAGTTAACACAAATATTGCTTCAGTTACCTTTCCCTTTTCAATGATCATCATTAGTATAAAACAGGTTTTACACCACACACTATGCAATAAACACTCTTGTAAATCAGAGGCACTCATGATTTGCCCTTCAACATTCACCTGAATGAAGAGAGGATCCAAGATGTATGAGGGATTTATGTAACAGCCATTTGCTGCCGCTGTAACTTGCTCTCATGTATTAGAGGTCAGATAAAATGCTCAGAAATGACAGCTTGTACTTATCCTGATGGTGTCTGGCACATTTCCCAATAAACTTCTTTCACTTGTTACTCTATGGATCTGCTCCATATAACTTTCccactgtggcagcagcagcttcaggaGACTCCACAGACTCTTTTCAGCAGCAATGCCGGCGAACATTAACTGCTCCTCTACCACCCTTCTTCCTGAGTTCTGCCAGTGAGTAAAGCTGGGTTTAAAGTAGCTTTCTCAGTTTATCTGCCAAGTCCAGTTTTATCTCCATGACTGGACACATGGCACACAGTAAGTAGATGGTGGGCAAGAACATTGTGAAACAGCAGTGCCCCAGGAGAGGGACACGTGGTAACATGCATTCGGTAGTATGTGACCTTGGCTTTAAACAGAGGAAAGAGAGTACTAATTGGGAAATGATGCCACCTTAACACCAGAACCCTCTTGGTGAGTTTGGAATCTAGTCTGATGAATGGAATTTCCTCCATATGCATCCagtttggaaaataaatttccaAGGCATCTTGAAGAATAATTAGTTTTGCACTGCTAGTTTGTCTTCTCTTCCAAGCTTACTTTCTACTTAACTTTTTCTTATTAAAGAAAGGAATGTAGTTCTATGTCTACATGATTTCTTTGGTAAATGGGACCCACAGCCTATAAAATCAGAAGCATTTCTAAATAAATGGTCCTTACATTATTTAGAATTCCAGCACCAGTTATCTAAAATCCAGATCCAGCTACTATTACAGGTATTGGAAAGATATCCTGCCTAAGAATGGAACGGGAATAGCTGTCAAAGCAACCAACATTGCTGAATGTCCAGTCTTTTAAAacatctaagaaaaaaaaaattagaaaaccccaaacccttgATATTTTGTTTCACTGCCCTCATCAGAAATACAGAATGTGTGATGCTCTGCACAGCATAAGCTCATACTACTAGAAGTTTAAGGCTAAGCCTAGGTTTAATTTATAAGGGGTTTATCCCctaatttcctttcttcttctttttcactcctcctcctcgtttttcttctctcctccttAAGGCTATTCTACTACTAAATGTAATTGAACTAACACTTTGATTTGCAGGCTCATACATGTCAAACAGTAATCAATACTTCTGCCACTTTAGCTCTTTTCCTGGGAATCACTGGAGGCAAACCCAACATTAACGTTTCAGTGAAGGACttcctttttccatttcccGGTTATctttctgcagagcagccagtATCTAGACATTTCAAGAAgtaagagagaagaaaagcattagatttttaaaaaaattactcaatTCATTCTGAAGAGTTTCCAATTATGTCTGAGCAATATTATTTTAACTATTGAATGTAATTAAATTTAGAGAACCTATCCACTGACAAGAGACCTCTCCTGTAAGTCTTTGTAACATGGCGGATAGAAACAGATTTAACAAAAGTTTAAACTCCCCCAACACACACTTTTAAAGCCTGTTACTTGGGGTACTTGGCAGAATAGGACCCCTATCTCTCCTTTCCCatgagggaagcagcagcagactgGCAATTTATTTGGAATGCAATCCTCATGCACACATGACATGTTCAAGGAAGGTGAGACAACTGAACAACCTGTGGAGCCACTCCTGCTGTGAAGGTTAGGAATGCTCATCTTCAAGAGAAAACTGGCAATCCCCAGGATCTACAGGCACTGCTACCCCAGGAAAGAACCAGAAACACCCAGCTGAAGCTGAACTGCCCCGACCACTATGTTTAACACCacctttcattttctctgcaaaAAAGCAGTTGGATAAAATGGGCGGAGCTCTATTATGGAATGACTCACAAAGTGGGCTTTATCACTGCTTtgaacaaagaataaaaaaaaagggggtgTTTCCACTGTCCAACATGAATGGCTGCTACAGCCACTTAATGATTTCCACGTTCAGATGACACatcctttttctttaaactgGAATTTAATTGAAATTACAGTGATGAAACAATTTCTGAAATCACAAGCTAAATCCCAATGAAGATGTCAAAGATGCAATCACTTCTGTAGAGCCCAAAATTAGGCAGAGTACAGATCTTCAAGAAGATTAAAATGACTGTATGATAGCATGTCTTGACAACTTCTCCCAAAGAGTGGATTTCTGCTTTTAAGTATTAAGTTGTAATGTTGCTAGCAGCCTTTGTAATTAATACATTTTCAAAGTTGTGCAACTTTTTACTTCATAAATTTCACTCAGTATTTCAATTTTGAATGTTGACTGAGCTCTCCCTTTCCAGAGGAGATTAAGCTGAGGGAATCCACTCATCTCAATGTATGCTAACAGCATGGAGTGAGCTACACAGTCCTACCTACCCAGAAAATCAAGCACTAGCTCTGCTACAGCATTCTTCCAGATGTTGCCAAACCCCATTTTCATGAGTAAAGAAGAATCATCAGAGACCAAAGACTGACATCCTCTTTACCTGAGCCCATTTTTTGTTTCTACTTTGCATCTGAATGGCAGCAATAGATGTGAAGAATTCTTCCGAAGGCAAGTCCTCTGGTAGCTTTGTTAAA from Anomalospiza imberbis isolate Cuckoo-Finch-1a 21T00152 chromosome 4, ASM3175350v1, whole genome shotgun sequence includes:
- the TADA2B gene encoding transcriptional adapter 2-beta, which gives rise to MAELGKKYCVYCLAEVSPLRFRCTECADIELCPECFSAGAEIGPHRRWHGYQLVDGGRFTLWGAEAEGGWSSREEQLLLDAIEQFGFGNWEDMAAHVGASRTPQEVMEHYVSMYIHGNLGKACIPDTIPNRVTDHTCPSGGPLSPSLTTPLPPLDISVAEQQQLGYMPLRDDYEIEYDQDAETLISGLSVNYDDDDVEIELKRAHVDMYVRKLKERQRRKNIARDYNLVPAFLGKDKKDKEKAPKRKITKEEKELRLKLRPLYQFMSCKEFEDFFENMHKERILRAKIRELQRYRRNGITKMEESAEYEAARHKREKRKENKNIASSKRGKEEGKEGEFAAIENLPGFELLSDREKVLCSSLNLSPARYVTVKTIIIKDHLQKRQGIPSKSRLPSYLDKVLKKRILNFLTESGWISRDAS